One Desulfallas thermosapovorans DSM 6562 genomic region harbors:
- a CDS encoding type IV pilus modification PilV family protein, whose protein sequence is MGNERGFVLMEVLCSIFILGFCAAVILFSLSTSMNQSAASMQQFKAMELAQGKMDELVGMDYTSVVTVGKTSFPGAGGDFQYAIDVKCDNEHGDLLKKITVTVYYTEPVSGLEKTVTLVGARAKK, encoded by the coding sequence GTGGGTAATGAGCGGGGATTTGTATTGATGGAGGTTTTATGTTCAATTTTTATTTTGGGCTTTTGTGCCGCCGTCATATTATTCTCACTCTCAACATCTATGAACCAGTCGGCGGCATCTATGCAACAGTTTAAAGCTATGGAGTTGGCCCAGGGGAAGATGGATGAACTTGTAGGCATGGATTACACGTCGGTTGTGACGGTGGGTAAAACATCTTTCCCCGGTGCCGGCGGAGATTTTCAATATGCCATAGATGTAAAGTGTGATAATGAGCATGGCGATCTTTTAAAAAAAATCACTGTGACGGTTTATTATACCGAGCCGGTAAGCGGCCTTGAAAAAACAGTAACCCTGGTGGGAGCCAGGGCAAAAAAGTGA
- a CDS encoding PilW family protein: MLVRRSNEKGITLVELLVAMFLMVVCLAVVNTLFAFGLKSYFLYMDRVEVQENLRIGINRISREVRLASQLLSCDNSGRGRITFKVVDDSNEDVISYAIKVSGDSEAAYQLIRSVNGFGNNPVARYVHKLAVIPDQVGPDTRTVTLILTGEKGNSGEMEVSTTVTLKNYQR; encoded by the coding sequence ATGTTGGTCCGAAGGAGTAACGAAAAGGGAATAACCCTTGTGGAATTGTTGGTGGCCATGTTTTTAATGGTTGTTTGCCTGGCCGTGGTTAATACGTTATTTGCCTTTGGTTTAAAAAGTTACTTTTTGTATATGGACAGAGTGGAAGTGCAGGAAAATTTAAGGATTGGCATAAATAGAATTTCCCGGGAAGTTCGCCTGGCTTCTCAATTATTATCTTGCGATAATAGCGGGCGGGGTAGAATTACCTTTAAAGTGGTAGATGATTCCAATGAAGATGTCATTTCCTATGCCATTAAAGTGAGTGGAGACAGTGAGGCTGCTTATCAATTGATTCGTTCAGTAAACGGGTTTGGCAATAACCCTGTGGCCAGATATGTACACAAACTTGCTGTAATACCCGATCAGGTGGGACCGGATACCCGGACAGTTACTTTAATTCTAACGGGGGAAAAGGGCAACAGCGGTGAAATGGAGGTTAGCACGACGGTAACGTTGAAAAATTATCAAAGATAA